AGGAATTAAATATGTGAAAAGAAGAAAAAGGGACACAGTATCGCACCGTGTCCCTTAGGATTTCATTATTAATTTAAGCCAAGCTAAAAATAAATAGCAGGGACTGCACTACCAAAAGCAATTACCGTGGCGATCGAACCAATAACAACCATAAGAATCAAGCCAACAATCAGACTTACGACAGTATAAGCAACGGTTTTATCCTCCGGGCTTTCCATCAGGATTGGCAGGCCAAGATATAATATGTAAATGCCATACACACCACCTAACATCGCTAACACTTGTAAGCCGGGAATAATGTGAAAGATTCCGGCCACAAAAGCAGGAGTCCAGGCATAAACCGTCAGTTTAAAGGCACTTAAATCGTGCTTCGTAGCATTAAAACTTGGGGCGAGTGCGTCAATTACTTTGCTGTAAACAAAAATACTTACCAGACTAAATATGTAAAATAATGCGGCATAAAACAACGTTCCGATAAAACTCCGCCGACCGAAAACCGAATGTCCCACCAAAGCCAAGCCGATAAATTGCGCAACAGCGGGAATGGCTGCTAAAATCGCAACGTATTCCTTCATGAAATCTGCGATGGACATTTCTTCAGATTTCACCGCGGTTAAAGCATCCTTCGGCGATAGTAAGATCGACTTAACTCGTTCAATTATTTTTTCCATACGCCTCTCCTTTCTTAGATTAGATTAAAAAAGAAATTTTATTAATTATGATCAAGCCTCCATCCAAACATTATTCTGGCCCAGAAGCGTGCGCAATTGCGTAATAACTTCCGGTGACGGGTTCACTTTCACATTCTTGGATTTAATTATTTCTTTTGAATTTTCATCAGTCTTTACATTAAAAAACAAGTTACAATTACCGGGGTTTTGTTTCAACAAAATGTTGATTTGATTTAACACCGGATCATCAACTCCGATCTTCTCAACGGAAAGATGTAAATTTTTGCCGCAATGTTCCCAGACTCTATCCAAAAGTACAATCTC
This candidate division KSB1 bacterium DNA region includes the following protein-coding sequences:
- a CDS encoding YIP1 family protein produces the protein MEKIIERVKSILLSPKDALTAVKSEEMSIADFMKEYVAILAAIPAVAQFIGLALVGHSVFGRRSFIGTLFYAALFYIFSLVSIFVYSKVIDALAPSFNATKHDLSAFKLTVYAWTPAFVAGIFHIIPGLQVLAMLGGVYGIYILYLGLPILMESPEDKTVAYTVVSLIVGLILMVVIGSIATVIAFGSAVPAIYF